A single Watersipora subatra chromosome 7, tzWatSuba1.1, whole genome shotgun sequence DNA region contains:
- the LOC137400322 gene encoding uncharacterized protein isoform X1 — protein MSQNLHMQYERRKEAILGRGSMGHQNIPAMKVVMESPVHNIMANQSTGFQSKRAPARTISDYLTDDIKASQSPSIYDNPATYDALPGQRLYSDGNAKGRTNRPPPGFQPLVEVQNRKPTAQLSWPSTSSTQEKLLKRSETTNKTTPELNMKKFRNSPLISPHQGFQPTLHPQHSIHHQSSPRHHHAARQGMTGLVKPEYYSSCNEEKIEPKLYTTTTPGWSPNLPFTMPRVRRKCCRCGSNDETVKVRPDISHYCDGCWNVFNPISPLVSHDPPFYGPFEPSA, from the exons ATGTCTCAGAATCTACATATGCag TACGAAAGAAGAAAAGAAGCCATTCTTGGAAGAGGCTCCATGGGACATCAAAACATTCCAG CCATGAAAGTAGTGATGGAGTCCCCGGTACACAATATCATGGCTAATCAAAGTACTGGATTTCAAAGTAAGCGAGCCCCGGCGCGGACTATCTCTGATTACCTGACAG ATGACATAAAGGCCAGCCAATCACCATCCATCTATGACAACCCTGCTACTTATGATGCGCTCCCTGGCCAAAGGCTATATTCTGATGGCAATGCAAAAGGGCGAACCAACAGACCACCGCCAGGTTTTCAGCCACTGGTGGAAGTTCAGAACCGAAAGCCAACAGCTCAGTTGAGCTGGCCTTCCACGAGCTCAACACAAGAGAAGCTCTTGAAACGATCGGAAACAACAAACAAGACCACCCCGGAGCTGAACATGAAAAAGTTCAGAAACTCACCCTTGATCAGCCCTCATCAAGGTTTTCAGCCTACCCTTCATCCTCAGCACTCTATTCACCACCAATCAAGCCCGAGACACCATCATGCAGCAAGACAGGGGATGACCGGGTTGGTAAAGCCTGAGTACTATTCGAGTTGTAATGAAGAAAAGATAGAGCCAAAGCTTTACACCACTACAACTCCAGGGTGGTCACCAAATCTACCTTTTACT atGCCCAGAGTTAGAAGGAAATGCTGCAGGTGTGGAAGCAATGATGAAACTGTTAAAGTGAGACCTGACATATCTCAT tattgcGATGGATGCTGGAACGTGTTCAATCCCATTAGCCCACTAGTCAGCCACGATCCACCATTCTATGGTCCCTTTGAGCCAAGTGCCTGA
- the LOC137400322 gene encoding uncharacterized protein isoform X2 — protein sequence MSQNLHMQYERRKEAILGRGSMGHQNIPDDIKASQSPSIYDNPATYDALPGQRLYSDGNAKGRTNRPPPGFQPLVEVQNRKPTAQLSWPSTSSTQEKLLKRSETTNKTTPELNMKKFRNSPLISPHQGFQPTLHPQHSIHHQSSPRHHHAARQGMTGLVKPEYYSSCNEEKIEPKLYTTTTPGWSPNLPFTMPRVRRKCCRCGSNDETVKVRPDISHYCDGCWNVFNPISPLVSHDPPFYGPFEPSA from the exons ATGTCTCAGAATCTACATATGCag TACGAAAGAAGAAAAGAAGCCATTCTTGGAAGAGGCTCCATGGGACATCAAAACATTCCAG ATGACATAAAGGCCAGCCAATCACCATCCATCTATGACAACCCTGCTACTTATGATGCGCTCCCTGGCCAAAGGCTATATTCTGATGGCAATGCAAAAGGGCGAACCAACAGACCACCGCCAGGTTTTCAGCCACTGGTGGAAGTTCAGAACCGAAAGCCAACAGCTCAGTTGAGCTGGCCTTCCACGAGCTCAACACAAGAGAAGCTCTTGAAACGATCGGAAACAACAAACAAGACCACCCCGGAGCTGAACATGAAAAAGTTCAGAAACTCACCCTTGATCAGCCCTCATCAAGGTTTTCAGCCTACCCTTCATCCTCAGCACTCTATTCACCACCAATCAAGCCCGAGACACCATCATGCAGCAAGACAGGGGATGACCGGGTTGGTAAAGCCTGAGTACTATTCGAGTTGTAATGAAGAAAAGATAGAGCCAAAGCTTTACACCACTACAACTCCAGGGTGGTCACCAAATCTACCTTTTACT atGCCCAGAGTTAGAAGGAAATGCTGCAGGTGTGGAAGCAATGATGAAACTGTTAAAGTGAGACCTGACATATCTCAT tattgcGATGGATGCTGGAACGTGTTCAATCCCATTAGCCCACTAGTCAGCCACGATCCACCATTCTATGGTCCCTTTGAGCCAAGTGCCTGA
- the LOC137400963 gene encoding uncharacterized protein, with protein MKKGKFLGATVQEDRDCGREVMRVQAGWNGWRKISGIICVRKVSSKLKGRVYSAAVRPATLYATLSMIERQEEELDVAELIMLRFETGVTRMDKIGNKYIRGSAGVERLGKKLR; from the coding sequence atgaaaaaggGCAAGTTCCTTGGAGCTACGGTGCAAGAAGATAGGGATTGTGGTAGGGAGGTAATGAGGGTGCAGGCAGGCTGGAATGGGTGGAGAAAGATATCGGGCATTATCTGCGTTAGGAAGGTGTCATCAAAGTTGAAGGGAAGGGTATACAGCGCAGCAGTAAGACCAGCTACGTTATACGCTACATTGAGTATGATAGAGAGGCAGGAAGAGGAGCTAGACGTGGCAGAGTTGATAATGCTTAGATTTGAAACGGGAGTGACTAGAATGGATAAGATCGGAAATAAGTATATCAGGGGAAGTGCAGGCGTTGAGAGGCTAGGAAAAAAATTGAGGTAG